One window of Arthrobacter oryzae genomic DNA carries:
- a CDS encoding amino-acid N-acetyltransferase gives MGAVTETFRIRPARTSDVAAIKRLVAPLADKRILMAKETVAYYESLQEFRIAESADGEVIGCGALHVMWEDLAEVRTLAASDAWRGKGVGHVLVESLLEEAKALGVSRVFCLTFEVDFFKKHGFDVMADQTAVDPVVYSELLRSHDEGVAEFLDLARVKPNTLGNTRMIKAL, from the coding sequence ATGGGGGCTGTGACTGAGACCTTCCGTATCCGCCCCGCCCGCACCAGCGACGTAGCTGCCATCAAGCGCCTGGTGGCGCCGCTCGCGGACAAGAGGATCCTGATGGCCAAGGAAACTGTGGCGTACTACGAAAGCCTGCAGGAGTTCAGGATCGCGGAGTCGGCCGACGGCGAGGTGATCGGCTGCGGCGCCCTGCACGTCATGTGGGAGGACCTGGCGGAAGTACGCACCCTCGCGGCCTCCGACGCGTGGCGTGGTAAGGGTGTGGGCCACGTGCTGGTGGAAAGCCTCCTTGAAGAGGCCAAGGCACTGGGTGTCTCGCGTGTGTTCTGCCTGACCTTCGAAGTGGATTTCTTCAAGAAGCACGGCTTCGACGTCATGGCCGACCAGACAGCCGTGGACCCGGTGGTCTATTCCGAGTTGCTGCGCTCGCATGACGAAGGTGTGGCGGAATTCCTGGACCTCGCACGGGTCAAGCCGAACACCTTGGGCAACACCCGCATGATCAAGGCCCTCTAG